A DNA window from Rossellomorea marisflavi contains the following coding sequences:
- a CDS encoding cytochrome d ubiquinol oxidase subunit II, with protein sequence MTQSLIAIIILWGFVFIYAVMATMDFGAGFWSMLYINNEKTKATNIANRYLSPTWEVTNTFIVALVVAVYSMFPGAAYSLGTVLLVPGSLILLLLAIRSAFLVFSHVADDYYKPLTYITGITGILIPGLIISVLPISHGSYIDFDNGQELDLGKLFTSPHEYAFFGFAVASTLFLSSLLLADYSKTSKEYEAFKVYRRDAMIIGPISVLMAFLIMWTMKSEATWLYDRMLEDRNLLLISLLGFVIAGAALFLPTNKEGMKGMPRVAVIAVICQYVIASYVYGKAHLPYIIYPEVTVQSGFTDPDSFRAVFFTYIAGFIILFPGFVYFWSLFMNDKRYLQQKED encoded by the coding sequence ATGACACAATCACTGATAGCCATCATCATTCTCTGGGGATTCGTCTTCATCTACGCCGTCATGGCTACGATGGACTTCGGCGCCGGATTCTGGTCGATGCTCTATATCAATAATGAAAAAACGAAGGCGACGAATATCGCAAACCGCTATCTGTCTCCGACATGGGAAGTGACCAATACATTCATCGTCGCCCTGGTCGTGGCTGTCTACAGCATGTTCCCGGGTGCCGCCTACTCCCTCGGGACGGTCCTGCTTGTCCCTGGGAGCCTGATCCTCCTGCTCTTGGCCATACGAAGTGCCTTCCTGGTGTTCTCCCATGTGGCGGACGACTATTACAAACCGCTGACGTATATCACCGGGATCACCGGGATCCTGATCCCGGGCCTGATCATCAGCGTTCTGCCGATTTCCCACGGCTCGTACATCGACTTCGACAACGGCCAGGAGCTGGATTTAGGAAAACTTTTCACCAGCCCCCATGAATATGCCTTTTTCGGCTTTGCCGTCGCCAGTACCCTGTTCCTTTCATCCCTGCTTCTTGCCGACTACTCCAAAACGTCCAAGGAATATGAAGCCTTCAAGGTCTACCGCAGGGATGCCATGATCATCGGGCCGATCTCCGTCCTCATGGCCTTTTTGATCATGTGGACCATGAAGTCCGAAGCAACATGGCTCTATGACCGGATGCTCGAGGACCGTAATCTGCTCCTCATTTCCCTTCTTGGATTTGTCATCGCAGGAGCCGCCTTATTCCTCCCCACCAACAAGGAAGGAATGAAGGGGATGCCACGCGTTGCCGTTATTGCGGTCATCTGCCAGTATGTCATCGCGAGCTACGTCTACGGCAAGGCCCATCTTCCGTATATCATCTATCCGGAAGTGACCGTCCAGTCAGGCTTCACCGATCCCGACTCCTTCAGGGCCGTATTCTTCACCTACATCGCAGGATTCATCATCCTGTTCCCTGGATTCGTGTACTTCTGGAGCTTGTTCATGAATGATAAGCGTTACTTGCAGCAAAAAGAAGACTGA
- a CDS encoding cytochrome ubiquinol oxidase subunit I, translated as MDELVIARSMFGTTMAFHIIFATLGVGIPLMILISEIVYQRTNDLDYQIMAKRWTKAFAVLLGVGIPTGTIAGVQLSLLWPGFMEVIGRVMALPFQIEIYAFFIEALFMSIYVYAANRIAPWMRIVSLVLVCVGGLASAVLITNVHAFEGTPAGFEMINGEIQNVEPWKAFFNPSFFVTAGHVALSAYVVGSFTIASVSAFKMLRNPFGSRVYKFHQKSLMICLAVGGIFALLTALNGHESAQKLHEYQPEKLAAAEGLFETQDHAPLSIGGFTDRENQEVKWGIEIPWALSFLAGNSFDTEVIGLNDFPEEYWPPLFVHTLFNAMVGIGSLLIVIALGAFAWKKWLKKDRFPKWMMWVFVAGGPLSILAIEFGWIFACTGRQPWTIYRILSTEDSVTTTGNLAVLFGLFITIYAILAVSVVLVLLYYFKRNPPEKDIQKAESKHKDIPLST; from the coding sequence ATGGATGAATTAGTGATTGCAAGGTCCATGTTCGGAACGACCATGGCCTTTCACATTATCTTTGCAACACTTGGCGTCGGGATCCCGCTGATGATCCTCATCTCTGAAATCGTGTACCAACGGACCAATGATCTTGATTATCAGATCATGGCCAAAAGGTGGACGAAGGCATTCGCCGTCCTTCTGGGCGTCGGGATCCCCACCGGGACCATTGCCGGGGTCCAGCTTTCCTTACTATGGCCCGGGTTCATGGAAGTCATCGGACGGGTCATGGCCCTGCCGTTCCAGATTGAAATCTATGCTTTCTTCATTGAAGCACTGTTCATGAGTATCTATGTATACGCAGCCAACCGGATCGCGCCTTGGATGAGGATCGTCAGTCTTGTCCTGGTCTGTGTCGGTGGTCTCGCTTCCGCCGTCCTGATCACCAATGTCCATGCGTTCGAAGGGACTCCTGCAGGCTTCGAGATGATCAATGGGGAGATCCAGAACGTTGAACCTTGGAAAGCATTCTTCAACCCAAGCTTCTTCGTCACAGCTGGCCATGTCGCTCTATCCGCCTATGTGGTCGGCTCATTCACCATCGCTTCCGTATCGGCATTCAAAATGCTGCGTAACCCGTTCGGATCCAGGGTGTATAAGTTCCACCAAAAATCTCTGATGATTTGTCTGGCCGTCGGGGGGATCTTCGCATTGCTTACTGCATTGAACGGCCACGAATCGGCGCAAAAGCTCCATGAATACCAGCCTGAGAAACTGGCTGCAGCCGAAGGATTATTCGAAACCCAGGATCACGCCCCCCTTTCCATCGGTGGCTTCACCGATCGTGAAAACCAGGAAGTGAAATGGGGGATCGAAATCCCGTGGGCACTGAGCTTCCTTGCCGGAAACAGTTTTGATACCGAAGTCATCGGACTGAATGATTTTCCAGAAGAATACTGGCCACCTTTATTCGTCCACACCCTTTTCAACGCAATGGTCGGAATCGGTTCCCTTCTCATCGTCATCGCCCTTGGAGCTTTTGCTTGGAAGAAATGGCTGAAGAAGGACCGCTTCCCGAAATGGATGATGTGGGTATTCGTGGCGGGAGGTCCCCTATCGATCCTTGCCATCGAGTTCGGTTGGATCTTCGCCTGTACCGGACGCCAGCCTTGGACCATCTACCGGATCCTGAGCACCGAGGACTCCGTCACGACGACGGGAAATCTTGCGGTACTGTTCGGACTATTCATCACGATCTATGCGATCCTCGCCGTGTCCGTTGTGCTCGTGCTCCTTTACTACTTCAAACGGAATCCGCCTGAAAAGGATATCCAAAAAGCCGAGAGCAAACATAAAGATATTCCATTATCCACTTGA
- a CDS encoding 2'-5' RNA ligase family protein has product MYAVVAVFNPELERAIIEVWDELKEKGISAYASQVKKRRPHITLGDVQQLDPVRFSEDFVRYYRDHKPIEVRLASIGSFIRTGILYYSPVLSEELTALHRDFHKQFLPPDGNESSLYRPGSWIPHCTIANRLSTEEQLKAFELVKDREIPQGSIGGLSLLDLRVPGEAPEIVSVSFV; this is encoded by the coding sequence ATGTACGCCGTCGTCGCCGTCTTCAATCCCGAACTGGAGAGAGCAATCATCGAGGTGTGGGATGAACTGAAGGAAAAGGGGATCAGTGCCTATGCCTCACAAGTAAAAAAACGGCGTCCCCATATCACGCTGGGAGACGTTCAACAGCTGGATCCGGTAAGATTCTCTGAGGATTTTGTTCGCTATTACAGGGATCATAAACCGATTGAGGTCAGGCTTGCGAGCATCGGCTCGTTCATCCGTACCGGGATCCTTTATTATTCTCCTGTACTTTCAGAAGAATTGACCGCTCTTCACCGCGACTTCCACAAACAATTCCTGCCCCCTGACGGGAATGAATCTTCCCTTTATCGCCCCGGGAGCTGGATCCCGCACTGTACGATTGCCAATCGCCTTTCAACCGAAGAGCAGCTGAAGGCATTCGAGCTCGTAAAGGATCGGGAAATCCCTCAAGGGTCGATCGGGGGCCTCTCCCTCCTTGATCTGAGGGTACCGGGTGAAGCACCGGAGATTGTCAGCGTATCCTTTGTTTGA